The following are from one region of the Polyangiaceae bacterium genome:
- a CDS encoding winged helix-turn-helix transcriptional regulator, with protein sequence MPRSPSDRRRTKEPRHGNLGRLLLVASRDFQRRSMLKLAAYGYDDLKPSHSALFSNLGVEGARLVDVAAKAGITKQSMAAIADELEVLGYIERLPDPSDGRARIIRLSKRGWECVAKWDNMLEEIVDEYGASIGAARVERLTKDLAKLVATLAEDEDE encoded by the coding sequence GTGCCTCGTTCCCCCTCTGATCGACGCCGCACCAAGGAGCCTCGTCACGGCAACCTTGGTCGGCTGCTCCTCGTGGCGAGTCGAGACTTTCAACGTCGCTCGATGTTGAAGCTCGCGGCCTACGGCTACGATGATTTGAAGCCTTCGCACAGCGCGCTGTTCTCCAACTTGGGTGTCGAGGGTGCGCGCCTGGTGGACGTCGCCGCTAAAGCAGGCATCACCAAACAGTCCATGGCAGCCATCGCAGACGAGCTGGAGGTGCTTGGCTACATCGAGCGCCTACCAGACCCAAGCGACGGACGCGCACGCATCATCCGGCTCTCGAAGCGCGGCTGGGAGTGCGTTGCGAAGTGGGACAACATGCTCGAAGAGATCGTTGACGAGTATGGCGCCAGCATTGGCGCGGCCCGCGTGGAGCGCCTGACCAAGGACCTCGCGAAGTTGGTCGCCACGTTGGCGGAGGACGAAGACGAGTAG
- a CDS encoding ATP-dependent Clp protease ATP-binding subunit has product MGNESSQTEITRLRTLLVLRELQNGRVIAHPVSAPQLASIGIRERVLEEQELFLGRFLMEQDAATLSSFAMPEGCELVVIPIDLERSDLPRASRIPCQVDIYGVTIPDPRGIWVDIVSPHHTVFVARGEDLREVVQKEIERVIAALDPNPMDALSLFPPALGCSLETIHVEIERNANAPGGSVARRRALLSDREQRKQAIEVLASVGELWADSRQALRHAAMDGVALRQPIAFREREQRQLAALLEASQRTSVLLVGDELSGRGALLDDWYAARAAAGHEVRVYSTSAAQLIAGMSSRGQWQARLARVLEAAERLDAILYFDDLADLFGDHSEGHVDIPSAMLRALQNAKVRVVGRITAETLDVLEPRGVSFFNAFHRVRVTPLSVEQTTAIVASRIQNSTEQRVRLREDVAKTLVQLVERYQPYRALPGKAIRFYEQLLDSHARVTSEDQLLDASDVQRWLSRQTGIPETLLREDLPLEVEFVEQRLGSKLIGQKPAVRAVAEAISVVKANLQPSGRPLANLLFVGPTGVGKTELARSLASFLFGSPDRLLRFDMSEYRDSLAAERLIHGTESQEGLLTREVRRQPFCVLLFDEIEKAGPAVFDLLLGVLGEARLSDANGRTTYFHNSLIIMTSNLGVTHSRQGLGLLRGDSDAQGSYQRAIREHFRPEFINRLDRVVPFSALSQQEIETVLELLLDSASRRRGFLERGVELSLSPGARSLLAEGGYSASYGARALRRELEDRMLAPVAGLLSLMGAEAKGSQVHVRLPIEEAQPNVFKRSQTETLVFELVRRGGRKAAKSELSAFSQISEAAERGRSWLDFDPIDDLKSRIEYLRTELSQMTRVQGGRRQKLMGAQQERLRKELGDLEQIWAAVHGPLEELEALEELAFSSLVVSDTPDRDAANSLREDGLRAELNLKRGVVPALLARLEGRDEILLMLRELDSSRALDRWWRGFPETCRQRGWQVSVHPPSSMKAPSPGWPEGSFWSDPQPVSWLEELLGGTRKSATLLLAVKGRFAGALLALEAGLQSFGNHSVQDRTRSLQVVRMGARVSPEKTAWQHSRMRPPELPRPEVLMKEVRVRSHQLSEEYVSLLPPLPDFSYAGSNYWQVFDEVAFSILVHQLSGGGEIDDLIATTGVG; this is encoded by the coding sequence GTGGGGAACGAATCGAGCCAAACCGAGATCACTCGTCTGCGCACCCTATTGGTGCTCCGCGAGCTGCAAAACGGCCGGGTGATCGCACACCCAGTGAGCGCGCCCCAACTGGCGAGCATCGGCATCCGCGAGCGCGTGCTGGAGGAGCAGGAGCTCTTCCTCGGACGCTTCCTGATGGAGCAGGACGCCGCCACCCTCAGCAGCTTTGCGATGCCCGAGGGTTGTGAGCTGGTGGTCATCCCTATCGACCTCGAGCGCAGTGACTTGCCGCGAGCGTCGCGCATTCCCTGCCAGGTCGATATCTACGGAGTGACGATTCCAGATCCTCGCGGAATCTGGGTCGACATCGTCTCGCCGCACCACACGGTATTCGTGGCCCGCGGCGAGGACCTGCGAGAGGTCGTCCAGAAGGAGATCGAGCGAGTCATCGCAGCGCTTGATCCGAACCCGATGGATGCGCTCTCGCTGTTTCCCCCAGCGCTCGGCTGCAGCCTAGAGACGATCCACGTGGAAATCGAACGCAACGCCAACGCACCAGGTGGCTCGGTTGCTCGACGGCGTGCGCTGCTCTCTGATCGCGAACAGAGGAAACAGGCAATCGAGGTACTGGCGTCGGTAGGGGAGCTGTGGGCAGACTCACGCCAAGCTCTGCGCCACGCAGCCATGGACGGCGTCGCGCTACGCCAGCCCATCGCGTTCCGGGAGCGTGAACAGCGACAGCTCGCGGCGCTGCTTGAAGCATCTCAGCGGACGAGCGTGCTCTTGGTCGGCGACGAGCTTTCTGGAAGGGGGGCACTGCTGGACGATTGGTATGCCGCTCGTGCGGCAGCAGGTCACGAGGTGCGCGTCTATTCCACTAGCGCGGCGCAGCTCATCGCCGGGATGAGTTCCCGCGGACAGTGGCAGGCCCGCTTGGCGCGCGTGCTGGAAGCCGCCGAGCGCCTGGACGCGATCCTCTACTTCGATGACTTGGCGGATTTGTTCGGTGATCACAGTGAAGGTCATGTGGACATCCCGAGCGCCATGTTGCGCGCCCTGCAAAACGCAAAGGTGCGCGTGGTGGGCCGGATCACGGCGGAGACGTTGGACGTGCTCGAGCCGCGCGGCGTGAGCTTCTTCAACGCCTTTCATCGCGTGCGCGTGACGCCGCTGAGCGTCGAGCAAACGACAGCGATTGTTGCCTCAAGGATCCAAAACTCTACGGAGCAGCGAGTCAGGCTAAGGGAAGACGTAGCGAAGACGCTGGTGCAGCTGGTCGAGCGCTATCAGCCGTATCGCGCGTTACCTGGCAAGGCGATCCGCTTCTACGAGCAGCTCTTGGATTCCCATGCTCGGGTGACCTCGGAGGACCAGCTACTGGACGCAAGCGACGTTCAGCGTTGGCTCTCTCGCCAGACGGGGATCCCCGAAACGCTGCTGCGAGAGGACCTGCCCCTAGAGGTCGAGTTCGTAGAGCAGCGACTCGGCTCCAAGTTGATCGGACAGAAGCCTGCAGTGCGCGCTGTTGCCGAGGCCATCAGCGTGGTCAAGGCGAACCTTCAGCCAAGCGGCAGACCGCTCGCGAACCTACTCTTCGTCGGACCCACCGGCGTGGGCAAAACGGAGCTCGCGCGCAGCCTGGCGAGCTTCCTGTTCGGCTCTCCGGATCGCTTGCTTCGCTTCGACATGAGCGAGTACCGCGACTCACTCGCGGCGGAGCGCTTGATTCACGGTACGGAAAGCCAAGAAGGGCTGCTCACCAGAGAAGTGCGACGTCAGCCATTCTGCGTGCTGCTCTTCGACGAAATCGAAAAAGCCGGACCAGCAGTCTTCGACCTCTTGCTTGGGGTTTTGGGGGAGGCGCGCCTGAGTGATGCGAACGGCCGCACAACGTATTTCCACAACAGCTTGATCATCATGACCAGCAACCTGGGTGTGACGCACTCGCGGCAAGGGCTGGGTCTGTTGCGAGGAGACAGCGACGCACAGGGGAGCTACCAAAGGGCCATCCGAGAACATTTCCGCCCAGAATTCATCAACCGGCTCGACCGCGTGGTGCCCTTCAGCGCCTTGAGCCAACAAGAGATCGAGACCGTGCTGGAGCTGCTCCTGGACAGCGCCTCGCGGCGCCGCGGGTTCCTCGAGCGCGGCGTAGAGCTGAGCCTCTCTCCTGGTGCGCGGTCACTGCTGGCAGAGGGCGGCTACTCTGCTAGCTACGGCGCACGCGCCCTGAGGCGAGAGCTAGAGGATCGAATGTTGGCGCCAGTCGCTGGCTTGTTGAGCCTCATGGGAGCCGAAGCAAAGGGCAGCCAGGTCCACGTGCGCCTACCAATAGAAGAAGCGCAGCCCAACGTCTTCAAACGGAGCCAAACGGAGACACTAGTCTTCGAGCTCGTACGCCGAGGCGGCCGCAAGGCAGCGAAGAGCGAGCTGTCCGCTTTCAGTCAGATCAGTGAGGCAGCTGAGCGTGGCCGCAGCTGGCTCGACTTCGATCCCATCGACGACCTCAAGTCGCGCATCGAGTACCTGCGCACCGAGCTGAGCCAGATGACCCGCGTTCAAGGCGGGAGGCGCCAGAAGCTGATGGGCGCGCAGCAGGAGCGCCTGCGCAAAGAGCTAGGGGATCTGGAGCAGATTTGGGCGGCGGTGCACGGCCCCCTGGAGGAGCTCGAGGCACTCGAAGAGCTGGCATTCTCCTCGCTCGTGGTCTCCGACACGCCAGACCGCGACGCGGCCAATAGCCTGCGGGAGGATGGTCTCCGCGCGGAACTAAACCTCAAACGAGGCGTGGTGCCCGCGTTACTCGCGCGCCTCGAGGGCCGTGACGAAATCTTGCTGATGTTGCGCGAGCTGGACAGCAGTCGCGCGCTCGATCGCTGGTGGCGCGGATTCCCCGAAACCTGCCGCCAGCGAGGTTGGCAGGTCTCCGTGCATCCCCCAAGCAGCATGAAGGCGCCCTCCCCTGGCTGGCCAGAGGGCAGCTTCTGGTCCGATCCCCAGCCCGTCAGCTGGCTGGAGGAGCTCCTGGGGGGCACGCGCAAGTCGGCGACACTACTGCTTGCGGTGAAGGGACGCTTCGCCGGCGCGCTGCTCGCGTTGGAAGCTGGGCTTCAGAGCTTTGGCAACCACAGTGTGCAAGATCGCACCCGTAGTCTGCAGGTGGTGCGCATGGGAGCGCGTGTTTCCCCAGAGAAAACCGCCTGGCAGCACTCGCGGATGCGCCCCCCGGAATTGCCGCGACCGGAGGTGCTGATGAAAGAAGTGCGGGTGAGGTCGCATCAGCTGAGCGAGGAATACGTCAGCTTGCTGCCCCCTCTGCCCGACTTCAGCTACGCCGGCTCGAACTACTGGCAGGTGTTCGACGAAGTGGCCTTCAGCATCCTCGTCCACCAGCTCTCGGGCGGTGGTGAGATCGACGATCTGATCGCAACCACGGGGGTGGGCTGA